From Oreochromis aureus strain Israel breed Guangdong linkage group 4, ZZ_aureus, whole genome shotgun sequence, a single genomic window includes:
- the LOC120440026 gene encoding coiled-coil domain-containing protein 97-like, with protein sequence MKYARCPHSQAIPCTQYVPLDGPVVFTGAPSPPPVVRLHGSAVSGISWGPVRVSIVVKVTKKVHLPMAVYRSVTPYCLACLKPQHLSAFAHVSSDPRAQHYSKVIQRRAAGRTDRTRVRNQRYAALRALQKDGQYFSEEQMRMREPLLYEQYIGQYLTDEEVSPVYLVFYMGEPGQGTGGLANLLLNSYQERLIQNRLQEEQEKEDGALEEEEEDDDYDDRDQQKEWEPTPEEKALLREEFISQMHQRFLDGKDKDFNYREVDENPDYDNLDIVNRDAEDKYFDDDDDEEEEEEEENMTE encoded by the exons ATGAAATACGCCCGTTGTCCacatagccaggccattccttgcacccaGTACGTGCCATTAGATGGTCCAGTCGTGTTCACAGGGgcaccttctcctcctccagtgGTCCGGTTGCA TGGTTCAGCTGTTTCCGGCATCAGCTGGGGGCCTGTAAGGGTAAGCATCGTAGTCAAGGTAACCAAGAAGGTCCACCTTCCCATGGCTGTGTACAGGTCCGTCACACCCTACTGCTTG GCTTGCCTGAAGCCTCAGCATCTGTCAGCATTTGCACATGTCAGCTCAGACCCACGAGCACAGCACTACAGCAAGGTGATACAGAGACGGGCTGCAGGACGCACCGACAGGACCAGAGTCAGGAATCAGCGCTATGCTGCCCTCAGGGCTCTGCAGAAGG ACGGCCAGTACTTCAGTGAAGAACAGATGCGAATGAGGGAGCCGCTGCTGTACGAACAGTATATTGGCCAGTACCTGACAGATGAAGAGGTGAGTCCTGTTTATCTTGTGTTTTATAT GGGGGAGCCGGGGCAAGGTACAGGAGGACTTGCCAATCTGCTCCTCAACTCCTACCAGGAACGACTCATCCAAAATCGTctgcaggaggagcaggagaaggAAGACGGCGCactggaggaagaagaggaggacgaCGACTACG ATGACAGAGACCAGCAGAAGGAATGGGAGCCGACCCCGGAGGAGAAGGCTCTTCTCAGAGAGGAGTTCATCAGTCAGATGCACCAGCGTTTTCTAGATGGCAAAGACAAGGATTTCAACTATAG GGAGGTGGATGAGAATCCAGACTATGACAACTTGGACATTGTCAACAGAGATGCAGAGGATAAATATTTtgatgacgatgatgacgaagaagaggaagaggaggaagaaaatatGACAGAATAG
- the LOC120440027 gene encoding nuclear body protein SP140-like protein has translation MERKRSAEGEDQEGCGLRKRWKAEYNEPSDDEDEKEEEDQKTWRTEGKQLLPVICGTTEGILDCEKLEQGKACIVYEGKWCKPSRFEKLAGKRLCKKWKATIFYDDQPLEYWIKKRYLKTKGYRKGRSKTRTEIQSSNSEETEDDNAEERTTKHTISTAMKHLFRGKN, from the exons atggagaGGAAAAGATCTGCGGAAGGGGAAGACCAAGAAGGCTGTGGATTAAGGAAAAGATGGAAGGCTGAATATAATGAACCTTCTGATGATGAAGacgagaaggaggaggaggatcaAAAAACTTGGAGGACAGAAGGAAAAC aGCTTTTGCCTGTAATCTGTGGAACCACAGAGGGCATCCTTGATTGTGAGAAGCTGGAACAAG GTAAGGCGTGTATTGTGTATGAAGGCAAATGGTGTAAGCCCTCTAGGTTTGAGAAACTTGCAGGGAAAAGATTGTGTAAAAAATGGAAAGCAACTATTTTCTATGATGATCAACCTCTGGAGTATTGGATTAag AAACGTTACCTAAAAACTAAGGGATACAGAAAAGGAAGATCCAAGACTAGAACG GAAATACAATCATCCAACTCTGAAGAAACTGAAGATGATAATGCTGAAG AGAGGACAACAAAACATACAATTTCAACAGCAATGAAACATCTATTCAGGGGAAAGAACTAA